From Salmo salar chromosome ssa09, Ssal_v3.1, whole genome shotgun sequence:
CCAGCAGCCATACTCCTGAGGAAGAGCTCCACATTCACACTCCAACATTTTCATAGTgatctatctatctacacacaaaatATTTAAATATGAAAATGGAGATGTACAGTGCAGCAATACAAAGGCATGGTTTGGTCATTCTTTTTAGTTAAAAttcattttaatatatatatatacacacattaacttAAATCTCTTTAACACCCAAAGTCAGTGGTCTTCAGTCTGTATTGTGGTAAACCACCTGGACAGCAGGACAGGTCAGAGCATAGTTGAGAGCCAATTCCCTTCCAGGTGGAGCCTCTGCCCTTGGGGCCAAtcacagaagaggagagagactcctccccctcttctgtaATAAATGATGAAATGCATGttctcctctttttctctgtaAAAATAGTCCTACCGATATCATGCTGCACATACCGCTTTTGGTTCCTCTTTACAAATAAAGCAACTCAAAGTAGTCGTCTCAGCTTTTCCAAATAACATTTCTGCCCTTAAACTTGTGTTAAATATACAAATACTGATATGCACAAAGCTAATTTCCgctaagaaaaaaatatttacaaaattccAGCATAATGAATGGGAATATTTTGCAATAACTTAGTATCAGCCAGTTTGAATATACATATGCCTCAGCTGAGTCCGGGCCAGTTCATAGGTTAGATAGAGGACGAGAGGAGACCCTGTCCCtttaacacatttacatttaagtcatttagcatacactcttacccagagcaacttacaggaggagaaattagggttaagtgccttgctcaagggcacatcgacagatttttcaccgattcagcgacctttcggttactggcccaacgctcttaaccgctaggcttcctgccgcccctAACAACCCCTCCCTCTACACACCTTTACCTTGTTTTGATTTTTGTTGCCATGGACGGTGTCAGTTAAGTCACTTTGTTGTTATCATTGTTCttaaaacataatacaaaataccAGTTTTAGAAACAGTGTTTGTCTTTTTAAAGCATCTTGTAAAACAAAACAGTGCAAGAGGTGTGAGCGGAGCACGCCAGTTGACAACACCCTAGTGGTGGAAGTTTGGGTGGAGCAGCGCTATAAGAAAGGATTTGTTGAAGAGCTTCCTGAGGGGTAGTGTCCTGAAGGGGCGCCCGCCTGGAAggaaaaagagcgagagagaaaaagagagagaaaaagagaaaaagcgagagagaaaaagcgagagaaaaagagagaaaaagagagaaagagattaaaTAAACCACTAGTGAAACTAACAAGTCTGGACATTTGGTTGAAAACCACCTGATGGTCCCACTCACCAAGAAGGGGTTACTAGAGGCCCCGGGTGCAGCCATCGCCTGTCCATAGGGGGTCCCCACAGCCATCGCCTGTCCAAAGGGGGTCCCCACAGCCATCGCCTGTCCAAAGGGGGTACCCACAGCCTTGGCCTGTCCAAAGGCTGAAAACCCCACTCCTGGTGGACCAGAGAAACAGTTGAATAATCAAGGTTTAAATGAAAAGGGTACACTACACAAATTCATGCAAAGCACACATGCACCCATGcaaacacccatacacacaccgtTGGGTTGCTGGGGATAGGCCGGAGGCTGAGGGAAGGGGGCCTGGCCAGGGAAGGGAGGTTGAAAGGTCCCACTGAAGCTGGTGGGGAGGTTGTAGGTAGCAGCGTTCCCGAATCCGGCTGGCATGCTCATGGACCCTGTGCCAAACGTGGCTGCAAGATAggcgggagaggagaggacactcaCAATCTACACAATATCACATCAGTTACACAGAGCTTGTGCTACACGATTACTGCTAAGTGCTAACGCAGACTACAAAACAtctgcgcacgcacacacacacacacaccacctacctCGTCAAGCTATAATCACACCTGACGCCAGGTTAACATTGGCACACAACCTGAACTAAAACACCTTCACCGAGCAGTTTACACTtaaacacagaaacaaacacagcaacaacaaaacacctaCAGAGACTAGCTCTATCCATAACATAACCAGCATTAAATTAGACAGCATCTAGCACACAGCTACAGTACTAAAGCACTCAGGGTATAAGCACTCTTAGCAAAGGCAGTGTAGAGAATCCAGGAGGTTGAAAAACAATAAGAAGCTTACAGTCAAGATGGTTGTGCAGATAAAGGATACTCTTAAATGGTTCTGGCAGTTTGATGACCTTTCAACACCCGTTTATAACCTCAGAGCTCAGCTGGAGGACATACACACTGCCAACAGCTATAGTCTGAAAAGCTACGACTGTTAGATAGGCTATTTCTCTAGGCCAGCAAGGGGCAAGATGGGGTAATCAGCGATGCCACATCACTACAGTCTGGGAGCATCAGTGAGGGCAGGGGGGGATTGGTGAGGGCAGCTGAGGCATCAGGACCCCCACACTCACAGATACAGTATAAGCAACACTGGGGTCAGGGCACACAACACATGCACAGTCGGCGAGACAGTCACAGAACACTCTGGGAAGCTCTaggaagcactgccagagccaagacacagggaggcagagaggagaaggggaaggaAGGAGCAAAGGAGTGcgctggaagaggaggaggggacctACCAAAGTGGGCTGGAGGGTAACCCTGCCCATGCAGAGCCCCAAACAGGCCTGTCCAGCATCACGAGAGCAATCAGACAGAGCCATTATCATCTGCACTTACACACGTACGTACACACTCTCTTTACAGAAACACTCAGTCACTAATCAGTGTCTCTCCGATTTACTCTATGTAAGACTGTTACTACTTGGACTATATCCTCATTTAGCTACAGACAATTGCTAGTGAATAACGCCGCCGTCTTGTAGCAGCCGAGCCACCGGCAATCGACTTAGAGATGAATACAATCAGCTGAGCGATGAAGTGAAGGCATCTGGTTCATAACCTCATTATGACCTCTGATGACCACGAGTCCTCTCACAGGGTTTCAGGCGGTCACAGTCATCCTCTTTAAAAGTAATCTAAGAATATGGACTTGTGAGATTTCGGTTGATTACTAGGCTATTCCTTGAATTTTGTGACAGAGGAGCTTTTACATGACAACCTGCCTCAGTTAATTTGGGAGATTTTAGCATGACTTTGTTCCGCACTACCTCAAAATGGCCACTAACCACTGATAGTTAGATCAGCTTTAGTCATAGAGATGTACGTCAGAGCTCATCTAGTATCTTTGCAATGGGGCTGCCCATGAGGCTTTGGGTGCGCCCTCTTATCTAACTCAGTGGCCACGCCCGAATACCCATACTTGCATTCTAAATAGTATGTTGATTGGGTATGAGCAAAACAAAATGTTTTAGAGTACGTGATATTTAGAACATTTTGAAAGCGTTCAATTCCGAGGACGTCATACTCATTTCGGCTTTTCATCTAGTACGAATTCGCTGCATGCTATTGAGGAAGATAATTGTCTTTTCAGACTACCACGTGATCAGACGTGATGTACGAATGGCGGGGAAGAACCCAATTACGCATTACATGACGCCTTCTCAGTATGCTGATATCCGATTGCTTACTGCATACATTTTTAGTGAACAGTATGTTCCATCTAAACAGTATGTAGTATAGTTAGTACATAGTATAGGATTTTTAGTAAATAGTAGGGAAAATGATTTCGGACACAGCCTATGGCTTTAGTTTCAAGTACATTTGGTATGCAAGACATCCGTGGCGTGTCCCCACCTGCTGCCGCCACGGCCGCTGCTCTCCCATTGCTCTGGAAGGGGTTGGTGGTGGCTGTCGCCGGGGCAACCGCTGCAGCAGCAAAAGGGTTTGTTGACAGACCTGGCAGAAGGGAAGAGGAGACATCTAACTCCTATTAGTTCGTCTCTGAGTAGCTAAGTGTCTACTTCAGCTCTGGAGAAATGGGTTGTGGTCCCATTCTAATCCACCCCATTCTCCCCGAAGTGTGCAATCATTCACTCGCCCTCATGGATTGAAAAGTAATAGACGCAAGACAGTGAGTGAAATACGAAAACTCCCTATAGCCCATGCTTACACCTACCCAATGGTTTTTAAACCCAAGAGGCGAGTGAACTAGTGTAGCGCACACTGAGAGGGAAAGGGTAGGGATGGAAACACACACATGGAGCAATGTCACTCACCTCCAAAACCCTGGGGCATGCTGGACATGCATTGCTGTGCCTGGGCTGACGAGACTCCTGTCACAGGGCCAAACATCCCCCTGAGACACAACAACGGCGTTAGAGTGACCCCGTGGACTCAGCATGACAGAGGCTGTATCCCAAGTGACAGCCTATTACACCTACATGGTCCCTAGCAGTAGTGCTAAAGGTAGTGCACTTTtagagaatagggtgcgatttgagGTGAGAGGGCTGAGTATCATTTTGAAAGATAGACCTACTTGTTGATAACAAGAAAGTTGATTTATATATTTACAAAGATGTCaatatgagagagacagaaagacagaaaggcaTAGACTAGAGGGTAATGGGAAGAGGGTGAATTCATCTGATGGTGTGTTCTCGTACCCTTGTGAAGTGCTGACGGTGTTGTAGACGCTGGTAGAGGGGGCCGACGAGCCGAACACGGTGTCCAGCTCGGCCAGCGCGGCGTAGCGGTCTGCCGCCGACGTACCCGTCAGCTGACTCTGGGGGTGACGCAGTCCTGCCGACACCCCCGGGGGGAGAGAGCCCGGAACCCCGCTCGGGACACTACCTCCTGAAAACACACAGGCTGGTTCACAACACAGGAGGCCAGGAGGGTACTGTAGAAGCTCCGTCTGTCTCCTACACCGGCAGCGAGGGCAACAACACATCATGCCCACACAAAGGAGACCTGACCCTGCTCCTCTACCAGTAGGCCTACATTGAGATAAATATCATAACAGACTCAAACTTTTCTGAGCCTTTCATCTTCAAAGTGCCATGAAGGTCTGCTGCACCGTATGCATATTAACAGTAGAATAGCCGGGACTCGACGAGTAGGCTACCAATAGCTGCCAGTCTATGTAATATCCACAATCACAAATAAATATATTCATATTTTGTTTAGGGAGGTCATAAAACAAACATGGTGCTAAGACAATttatttcaaaagaacagaatagcgTGTTTTAAGATGTATTTATCTGTGCTATAGTAGCTGAGGCTATGGAGGCGCCATGTCAATGAAATTAACTTGTTCATTTAGCAAACATCACATGCTTATATTCCCCAGCCCTttacaatatttttatttgacctttatttaactaggaaagtcagttaagaacaaattctcattttcaatgacagcctaggaacagtgggttaactgccttgttcaggggcagaacgacagatttgtaccttgttagCAGGCATGGAGCTGTGGTTATTCTAGATAAAACGTCATTTGAAAGGGAGACCATCTGTAAAACATTGTGTTGTTTGGCAAAACTAGGTTAATTAAAAACCTTGGAATATGCTCTTTCGCTCAAGGTAAAGCAATCAAAATGTCTGGCCTGTATGGACCTCTTAAGATTATTTTGAAAAGTAAGCAAGCACCAACAAATGTCaaaaagatgccctctggtggtcaaactagcattaatggcaacagTGGCTGACAGTAAAATACTATGATGTCACGCAACCCAACGTGCTATACCATTCTGCAGCACCCCGCAAGCTGTGCTGTGGTATGACGCATCCTTTAAAATGAGGACCCACTGTCCCTGCTGGTTCTGAAAGGATGGGACCCGGACTTCATCTATTCTACACCATGCATGAGCTCATCGTCCCCAACCCGATAGCCATCTCACTCTACTCGACGCACCTTGAAGTCTGCCAAACAGAGTGGAGACTGGCTCGCAGCAGGGACAGGTTTACATTGCTCCGTTTTGTCAGAGCTAAAGATGGTATCTAGGTCAGCCAGTAGTGCCTCCGTCTACCGGCGGGGAAGCCAGTAGTGCCTCCGTCTACCGGCGGGGAAGCCAGTAGTGCCTCCGTCTCTGTCTACCGGCCCATTGGGCGTTCCTGCAGAGGAGGAGTTACTCTGGCTCTGGGAGGAGGAACTGAAGCATCCAAAGTCGGCACTACAGGATTTGGGGAAGTGGTCAAAATTAGCTAAATTGCTAGCGTTAACTAGGCCCCCCGAGGCCGTGCTACCTGCGAGAGATGACAGAAAGGAGTCACACAAGAGGGgcctgggggtgtgtgtgttcctgacTGTGCAGTGTAAATCTAGGAGGCTGGATTGAACACTGTGTGCTACTGGATGCAGGCAGCATCAACAGAGCACAGCAGTGTAATCTGTCATTTACAACAGCACCGTGCTTCATCTGGCCTGAAATCAATGGAAAGGATCTGCATTATACTGTTGAGTAGTATAACAGTCAGATCTAATGGGGTCAACGGTGGCAGACTTGAAATGAGCCCAACGGCAGTCATGCTCCTTAGTCTGACTGTACCAAGAGCCACACAGTGGCTTCAAGTGTGTTTGTAGGAAGATTGGTGTCTTTCTTACCAATCGTCTTACACTGAGGGTTAGTTCAGCACAGAGACTGAGGTTAGGTCACAGTCTGAGGAAACAGCATGAGAGGTGAAGCGTCACTTCACGGGGAGTGGTTTGAGGGTAGAACCTGACTGTTGCTTTGGAAGGAGAAATCCTGTCTACTCTCCTGTCTTAACAAATGAACACACCTACAGTGAATTACTGAATCACCTACACTGTTACAAGATCTTAGTACAATACACAGGTGGAGAAATCTCTTGATTTTTTAAAATTAATAATCTCAAAATCATTCTTAAGATGATTTTCTGCAGGATAAGAGTTCCAGAGGCCGAGGTAAAAGTTGCCCACCTTTTCTTTCAATAGTTGGCTGCAGTTTAGACTGCATGACATCATGTTATTTTGCACCAATGGCCCTGTACTTCTGGATATGAACAGGTCAGCAAACAACGAAgagcatacaacacacacacacacactcattaatAGGAACAACCATAGGCATTGATATGGGAAAACCCCTAGAGCCTACCAGACAGACGGAGGGGAGAAAGGTGTTAAGCTGGAGGCTGAGCCCAGGGAGAGAACTTACTGTGAGCACCTGCACCCGGGTGAGGTAGAGCAGTGCCAGCGGTGGCAAACTCACCCACACTGCGGCTGGATGAGAGGGACGTGAACGCTGGCAGCCAAAACAggatggggtggggggggtgagtACCAGAGAAACAGGGTGAAAAAAAATAAGAGAAAGAAATAAACCAAAAAAGGGGGAAAAAGTGTGAAAATCACCCAAAAGCAAAACCAAATCATAACAGAGCGAATGGAGTAATGTGAAAGCAGAAGCCAGGCAGTGTGGTGGTCAGTGTGAATGAGAGAAGGAGGAGCCTTTGAGAGAAAGGGGTGAATCTCCATAGTCTGAAGTGGTTTCCCTCTCCTTGTCTCATCTGCGCTCTGCACACATCTGATAACATAGGATAGGTGAAAGCAGATTCTTTCAGATCAGTGCGGATGAtggaaaggagacaaggagaggacgCCACTGTAGAGTGCAGCGATGCACTCAGAGAGCAGTGCTTTCCCATCCACCACTGCGTAAAGTCAAGAGGTCATCTGCAGACAGTGTCCAGCAGAGGGCGGTGTAGTACATTCAAAACTAATTCCCTTGGGGAAACGagccagtgagtgagtgtgtgtgccttGAGCAGTCAGCTAGCAAATACAGAGCCAATGAGAGTGAATTGACATTATTGCTAACTACAACACAGACAAAATGGACACAAACTCATGACAAGTAGGAGTGAACTGATGTGAGTAtgtaacacagagacagacacacagagcgacAGAAAGACAGAGCCTCTGGGAAAGGAGGAAGATTGCCTAACAGTGACCTGTGTgaaaatgtgagtgtgtgtgagacagactgGCCATGAGAGGTGAATGGAGCATGCTCTACCTGTATGTGAGGTCTGGAAGGGGGCTTGGGGTGCCGAGGGGAAAGCACCCGATGGACCCGCGCTCCCAAACGCATCAAAGTCAGCAAAGTCTGCGTTTGCGTTCTGAGCAGCTGGAGGTTTGTACGAGGGTCAGACACACATAAAATCAAAAAGGACAAACAAAACAGGACTCAATGAATTAGACGATTAATGGTCACATGACACAGGCAGCAACCCAAATGGCACTTTATTCctttagggaatagtgtgccatttggacaGAAAACGACACATTGAGAGATATGGAACTAAACTAGATGGAGCTAATGACCAACCAAAAACGGATGTGATGACAGGTTCACCTTCTCCTATAGAGCACTGCCCTGACCTAAGCTCATGTTCccttctagtgtgtgtgtgtgtgtgtgtctgccactgTCTTGGTTCAATGTAAGACATATTTTAAATGAAGCACACAGTACATCCATTCTTTTCTCGCGCTCATCGTCATGGCAATTctgaataatacaaataataaatcAACCAAAGCAAAGTTGGTAGAATGAATAGAATGagtcatttaataggatctctatagaATGTTTGGTTGGTAAGAGTAACAGTGTTCATTTGAATCCCCATTTTATTTCTTTGCCATGGTGATTCTATTCATGAGAATTCAATTACATTTCAATGTGATATCACCATTGAAAAGAGAAACTTCCGTAGAACGTTGAAGGCTTCAACACCCAGCAATTTCACCAGTCCATACCATGGATggcagagacatcagtatcttcCTGCAAGAACTTCAAATTCCATCAATGGTAAGCATCAAATTATGTATTCTTCCCATGATTTGGTTCATTTCTGTTGTTCATTTGGTTTATTATGGAGTTTTTCCTCAAATTCCATGTAGATACATGGAATCGGTTTTACTGTTACTTAAGGTCAGGTCCTCCCGAGTGACTCATAGAACTGGCATTTTGAGTGTTTGTACGTCCCAGTCCCTAAACATGGCCAGCTTCTGCTACCACAACCAGCACCTGCCTGAGCAGGAGAAACAACATCTGTTCTACAATAACATGGGAGATAAAACGCAAGGTGGAGATCTATAGgaaagagaggatgaagagatagGGAAACTGGAAGCCATTCTGGGGGTGTTGGGAGTTGGCTGCAGAGATGGGCTTCTTGTGAATCTctgatttattttgtttaagtagTAGAAAATAGGATAGGAAAGGACTGATGGATATAGAACGTTTGATAagtgtgtaggttattgtccAATTTCTATTAAAAAAAGGAATCATATTTTAAGTACCAAATTGTGATGTGTTTTTAGAGGGCGTGCGTGTGTCTTTAAGCCTCGTGTGGGCTGACTTGGTGCAGCCTCTCTGCACCAAGGTAGAACTTTATGGCTCTTTGAGGATGAGAAAACAGCTTGACGTTGGCCTCAGTAACCAAGGAGACTGAGCGCCCATAGCCCTATGAGAATTTTAGTGTCTGGCGATGCTTTACATAGATCAGTGTGATGGACAATGAAGGGGTTAAAAACGTATCCAAAAACATGGAAATCTACCAATCCACCATCATTAACAATGGAAAAATCGAATGATTTATTATTGAAATAGCCTGGGCAACCGAGAAAAAAGATTGGTACAATTTAAGGCCATGTGGCAAACCATAATGCAGGCACTAGGGAGGGGAGTGTGAACATGCTGGTCTGGGCAGAGGAGATGTAGTCGTTGTTTGTGTGCAAGTGGttcgtatgtgtatgtttgtatcgtgataaaataaaataaattaaaaaagtgAAGGTCCATACTCTTGAAATTAAGGAAATTGAAATGCCTCTAAAGTTTCTTCCACTACCATAAAACAGACTTTTGGACAGTTGAAGCAAACAAATACTCTTCAGGGAAATTGACCTTTTTATAATTCCATAAGTACGAGTGGATCATTGAGTATACGTATCATTGACCAATGAAGTCTAAGCACTAAGTAGATGTAACCACCGTGCCGAGAGTTTTTCTAACAAGGTGTAGTGACCGCTCTGGGGACCGGTGCAGCTCGTGCCACTCCTCCTTACCTGGCTGACTGTTGAAATGTGCAAAGTTGGCAAAGTTGGCTGCCGACCCTGCTGCAGTCTGCGAGTGGGGCGGAGCGGCGAAGATGTCTCCGCCCAGGTCACTGAGGAGGTCAAACTTGTTGTCGTGGAACTGCTGCTGCTGGCTCAGCTGGAGGGCCTGGGCCGCACGACTCCCCACCGGAGACTAGAGACACAACAGGGCTGTGTTCATTGGGGCATGCCGTAGCAAAATGCTTTGCAACAGAAACCAAAAATgggcgtttcttattggacagaaGTTGATGGAACCTCCCCGTTTCACTCCATTTCGTGCTAAATATGACCCAGTTAactcacagagacagacacttCAACCATGCAGAAATAGTTCACCTAGATGTCCGCACTTCACACAGGCCATCTTGTCGAAAGCAACTCAAACAAATATATGTTTTGCCTACTAGAGCCAGGTGGGTTTCCTGAACACATGATCTTtccaggaaaaactccctgggcCCTACTTCAagtcaggaaaaactccctgggcCCTACTTCAagtcaggaaaaactccctgggcCCTACTTCAagtcaggaaaaactccctgggcCCTACTTCAAGTCAGGAAAAAACGTTGTACGGCCTGTTATCAGCCAGCTGAGTAACCAGTATGTGCCTTACTTGACTGGGCGTGTGCTTGTTGAGGTGCAAGGTGGGGGCCGACTCCCCCAGCAGTGTTTTGAGGGGTCGGACCTCGGgggtgctgctggtgctgctggctGACGAGCCGGAGATGGAGGCGTGGACCGAAGCCACCACTTTGGCCTGCTCCGGGGGAACAAACCTAAATCACAACAACCATGTTCAATTGGTTACAGAGCAACACAAGCTTTAATTCAAATGGACTCCTATAACCCAGCATCTCAGAGCAACTTTTCAATGATAGCACGACGGTAAATGCCGACAGCCACCCCGGTAAACGGGACTTGCCGTCAGAGTTAAAATAGTTCCAACTTTTGCCGTCGCGTTGTTTAATAGCGGATGTTGATTTGCACCGTTTGATTACTGATATCACCGTAGCAACGCATACCGTCGTTCTGGCTCGCTTTTTCCACCACCCTCTTCCTTGCTTTCTTGTTCCGCTATGCTGACTGGTATGACGGTTATGTGTAAATATTAGACTTTCCTTTTGGATTACAACTAACGCATACAGTGACCTAGTTATCATCCACCAAATACACCTGGGTTGTTACTGCTGCAAAGTGCCTTGCTACACCGTaggaccagagctctatggactcTGCAGCAGCCTCTCACCATCTCTTCTTCTCGTATTTCTCCTGAAGGAACTCCTTGACTTTCTGGGGTTCCCTGAAGTCCGGTATGGAGGCAGTTCTGTCGTCGTAAAGCCCCAGCCATATCTGTTTGCATGACTAGAGAAGACAaacgagagaggagacagacagagagagcagaaaaACATGTTTGGTAAAAAATGAAAGGGGAATAAAAGTCACATGCAAATCAGAAGATGTGGTTCATCACctttacagaggaaaaagacaaacatgaaagagagagaaaatcctTCAACACCTCCAGGCCAAGACAGCAGAAGCAGAATGTAGCACATTCAGGGTCATTCCAGGGTGTCTCTTGGGAGCCCGGAAATGGAGCGATCTACAGCCAACTTGCCAAGGGATAAGAGA
This genomic window contains:
- the LOC106612568 gene encoding arf-GAP domain and FG repeat-containing protein 1 isoform X3, which encodes MAASAKRKQEEKHLKMLREMTSLPPNRKCFDCDQRGPTYANMTVGSFVCTSCSGILRGLNPPHRVKSISMTTFTQQEIEFLQKHGNESCKQIWLGLYDDRTASIPDFREPQKVKEFLQEKYEKKRWFVPPEQAKVVASVHASISGSSASSTSSTPEVRPLKTLLGESAPTLHLNKHTPSQSPVGSRAAQALQLSQQQQFHDNKFDLLSDLGGDIFAAPPHSQTAAGSAANFANFAHFNSQPAAQNANADFADFDAFGSAGPSGAFPSAPQAPFQTSHTAFTSLSSSRSVGGSVPSGVPGSLPPGVSAGLRHPQSQLTGTSAADRYAALAELDTVFGSSAPSTSVYNTVSTSQGGMFGPVTGVSSAQAQQCMSSMPQGFGDVSSSLLPGLSTNPFAAAAVAPATATTNPFQSNGRAAAVAAAATFGTGSMSMPAGFGNAATYNLPTSFSGTFQPPFPGQAPFPQPPAYPQQPNGVGFSAFGQAKAVGTPFGQAMAVGTPFGQAMAVGTPYGQAMAAPGASSNPFLAGAPSGHYPSGSSSTNPFL
- the LOC106612568 gene encoding arf-GAP domain and FG repeat-containing protein 1 isoform X4: MAASAKRKQEEKHLKMLREMTSLPPNRKCFDCDQRGPTYANMTVGSFVCTSCSGILRGLNPPHRVKSISMTTFTQQEIEFLQKHGNESCKQIWLGLYDDRTASIPDFREPQKVKEFLQEKYEKKRWFVPPEQAKVVASVHASISGSSASSTSSTPEVRPLKTLLGESAPTLHLNKHTPSQSPVGSRAAQALQLSQQQQFHDNKFDLLSDLGGDIFAAPPHSQTAAGSAANFANFAHFNSQPAAQNANADFADFDAFGSAGPSGAFPSAPQAPFQTSHTGGSVPSGVPGSLPPGVSAGLRHPQSQLTGTSAADRYAALAELDTVFGSSAPSTSVYNTVSTSQGGMFGPVTGVSSAQAQQCMSSMPQGFGDVSSSLLPGLSTNPFAAAAVAPATATTNPFQSNGRAAAVAAAATFGTGSMSMPAGFGNAATYNLPTSFSGTFQPPFPGQAPFPQPPAYPQQPNGVGFSAFGQAKAVGTPFGQAMAVGTPFGQAMAVGTPYGQAMAAPGASSNPFLAGAPSGHYPSGSSSTNPFL
- the LOC106612568 gene encoding arf-GAP domain and FG repeat-containing protein 1 isoform X5 yields the protein MAASAKRKQEEKHLKMLREMTSLPPNRKCFDCDQRGPTYANMTVGSFVCTSCSGILRGLNPPHRVKSISMTTFTQQEIEFLQKHGNESCKQIWLGLYDDRTASIPDFREPQKVKEFLQEKYEKKRWFVPPEQAKVVASVHASISGSSASSTSSTPEVRPLKTLLGESAPTLHLNKHTPSQSPVGSRAAQALQLSQQQQFHDNKFDLLSDLGGDIFAAPPHSQTAAGSAANFANFAHFNSQPGGSVPSGVPGSLPPGVSAGLRHPQSQLTGTSAADRYAALAELDTVFGSSAPSTSVYNTVSTSQGGMFGPVTGVSSAQAQQCMSSMPQGFGDVSSSLLPGLSTNPFAAAAVAPATATTNPFQSNGRAAAVAAAATFGTGSMSMPAGFGNAATYNLPTSFSGTFQPPFPGQAPFPQPPAYPQQPNGVGFSAFGQAKAVGTPFGQAMAVGTPFGQAMAVGTPYGQAMAAPGASSNPFLAGAPSGHYPSGSSSTNPFL
- the LOC106612568 gene encoding arf-GAP domain and FG repeat-containing protein 1 isoform X2, with product MAASAKRKQEEKHLKMLREMTSLPPNRKCFDCDQRGPTYANMTVGSFVCTSCSGILRGLNPPHRVKSISMTTFTQQEIEFLQKHGNESCKQIWLGLYDDRTASIPDFREPQKVKEFLQEKYEKKRWFVPPEQAKVVASVHASISGSSASSTSSTPEVRPLKTLLGESAPTLHLNKHTPSQSPVGSRAAQALQLSQQQQFHDNKFDLLSDLGGDIFAAPPHSQTAAGSAANFANFAHFNSQPAAQNANADFADFDAFGSAGPSGAFPSAPQAPFQTSHTAFTSLSSSRSVGEFATAGTALPHPGAGAHRGSVPSGVPGSLPPGVSAGLRHPQSQLTGTSAADRYAALAELDTVFGSSAPSTSVYNTVSTSQGGMFGPVTGVSSAQAQQCMSSMPQGFGGLSTNPFAAAAVAPATATTNPFQSNGRAAAVAAAATFGTGSMSMPAGFGNAATYNLPTSFSGTFQPPFPGQAPFPQPPAYPQQPNGVGFSAFGQAKAVGTPFGQAMAVGTPFGQAMAVGTPYGQAMAAPGASSNPFLAGAPSGHYPSGSSSTNPFL
- the LOC106612568 gene encoding arf-GAP domain and FG repeat-containing protein 1 isoform X1, encoding MAASAKRKQEEKHLKMLREMTSLPPNRKCFDCDQRGPTYANMTVGSFVCTSCSGILRGLNPPHRVKSISMTTFTQQEIEFLQKHGNESCKQIWLGLYDDRTASIPDFREPQKVKEFLQEKYEKKRWFVPPEQAKVVASVHASISGSSASSTSSTPEVRPLKTLLGESAPTLHLNKHTPSQSPVGSRAAQALQLSQQQQFHDNKFDLLSDLGGDIFAAPPHSQTAAGSAANFANFAHFNSQPAAQNANADFADFDAFGSAGPSGAFPSAPQAPFQTSHTAFTSLSSSRSVGEFATAGTALPHPGAGAHRGSVPSGVPGSLPPGVSAGLRHPQSQLTGTSAADRYAALAELDTVFGSSAPSTSVYNTVSTSQGGMFGPVTGVSSAQAQQCMSSMPQGFGDVSSSLLPGLSTNPFAAAAVAPATATTNPFQSNGRAAAVAAAATFGTGSMSMPAGFGNAATYNLPTSFSGTFQPPFPGQAPFPQPPAYPQQPNGVGFSAFGQAKAVGTPFGQAMAVGTPFGQAMAVGTPYGQAMAAPGASSNPFLAGAPSGHYPSGSSSTNPFL